Proteins from a genomic interval of Nematostella vectensis chromosome 12, jaNemVect1.1, whole genome shotgun sequence:
- the LOC5520182 gene encoding dapdiamide synthesis protein DdaC — translation MALRSLSKHIWRSNSYNKWSACGIAQQLLYSTEPDPLTKETLFFKLPVKEILPTSNDPIAGRKWLPGSHGRGFPKYLAKPRKDFPHALMAKSADMYSIDEIAKVTRQVIDEDLPKCGAVLFRGLNLYEVQDFAHFSLALGFRSMEYTGGLANREAVDSEANVYSANDDPSVYTIEPHNEMAYSPVYPRKLIFFCAEEPAEGCGGYTVLCKSSDFLPNIHPDVINKLGEKQIRYINRVPDKVRSSYISWQQVFHTTDKKKVEHFLETKGFTFRWQPHTGSLEYWIILPAFMSQPDTGERIWFNQVHLHSMSSFVESPMFPGHGSLDQIYTYDCQYGDGSKIEPEVLEHIRGCIWNSTVGFQWRQGDMLLVDNLTTLHGRLGFNGKRKILATLLEN, via the exons ATGGCATTAAGGTCACTCTCGAAACACATCTGGAGGAGTAATTCTTACAACAAGTGGAGTGCATGTGGAATAGCCCAGCAGTTACTCTATTCAACTGAGCCAGATCCGCTCACAAAGgaaactttatttttcaaactcCCTGTCAAGGAAATCTTACCAACTTCTAACGACCCAATCGCAGGTCGGAAATGGTTACCAGGATCCCACGGTCGAGGTTTCCCAAAATACTTGGCTAAGCCCAGGAAGGACTTCCCGCATGCATTAATGGCTAAATCCGCTGACATGTACAGTATTGACGAAATCGCCAAAGTCACAAGACAAGTTATTGATGAAGATCTCCCAAAATGTGGCGCTGTGCTGTTCCGAGGCCTTAATCTCTACGAAGTACAAGATTTCGCTCATTTTTCTCTAGCCTTGGGATTCAGGAGTATGGAATACACGGGAGGgttagcaaacagagaagctGTGGACAGTGAGGCAAATGTTTACTCTGCAAATGATGATCCATCAGTGTACACTATTGAGCCGCATAATGAGATGGCATACTCCCCTGTCTACCCTAGAAAG CTaatatttttctgtgccgaggAGCCAGCTGAAGGGTGTGGCGGGTACACCGTCCTCTGTAAAAGTTCTGACTTTTTGCCGAACATTCACCCCGATGTGATAAACAAACTTGGGGAGAAACAGATCCGTTATATAAATCGAGTGCCAGACAAGGTTCGATCCAGTTATATCTCCTGGCAACAGGTTTTTCATACCACGGATAAAAAG AAAGTTGAACACTTCCTTGAGACAAAAGGCTTCACCTTCAGATGGCAACCTCACACAGGCTCCCTGGAATATTGGATAATTCTCCCCGCATTTATGTCCCAGCCTGATACCGGTGAGAGAATATGGTTCAACCAAGTCCACCTCCACAGTATGTCGTCCTTCGTGGAATCCCCCATGTTCCCCGGACACGGCAGCCTTGATCAAATCTACACGTATGATTGCCAGTATGGAGACGGAAGTAAAATTGAACCGGAAGTACTCGAGCACATCCGGGGCTGTATCTGGAATAGCACGGTTGGATTCCAGTGGCGCCAGGGAGACATGCTATTGGTGGATAACCTGACGACGCTACACGGGAGACTGGGATTTAACGGAAAGAGAAAGATTCTGGCTACATTACTTGAGAACTAA
- the LOC5520267 gene encoding serine/threonine-protein kinase GIN4 produces the protein MATKYSVPGKTGITLVKKGDAWVPKKEERKTTLELHGYTVMRNLGEGAFAKVKLAKSKKHNCHVAIKIIDKRKAPKDYIYKFLPREIRVMHKLNHPNVIQLYEAIETETKVYLILELAEGGDLLEYINKNALLPEERARVIFCQFVATMAYCHKERVVHRDLKCENLLLDANGRLKITDFGFACNTHKTNILQTFCGSYAYCSPEILRGDLYDGQASDIWSMGVVLYALVCARLPFGDDDLRAIMNREPRKLRFSKKTSKECRELIRKMLALDEKKRPTAEELLHEPWCKEPLRKMPELAYLGHRKPSMTHIHPSPPPPPPINEYVDEVFPATVHPLCDQGVVSCLAYPGANIPIRYRYDRGRRHTIAMTTPLVAGNQNKRRVSLRDELLRTIADKVIRKNSSQLIAEEMRQSKSLENIKKINQGKHPRRASIVHDVIEVDRNIAKERRMSMSTRKKSIVADVVYNPEKDKVHNPPKKFAHLEARPYKGTVNMPGLEVTADQDNRRKELASLKFSKAGTAARVAAKEAHREVERRRASVSEGTGPACDERLKRLEKWRMKCMKILNKTAVVGDNFSFTVVSQGTESQG, from the exons ATGGCGACAAAGTATAGCGTTCCTGGAAAAACTGGAATTACATTAGTGAAGAAAGGGGATGCTTGGGTACCTAAAAAGGAGGAGAGAAAGACCACATTGGAGCTTCATGGTTATACAGTTATGAGGAATCTAGGCGAAGGGGCATTTGCAAAGGTCAAGCTGGCAAAATCCAAAAAACATAACTGCCATGTCGCTATCAAGATTATTGACAAGAGAAAGGCACCTAAGGACTATATTTATAAGTTTTTACCCAGAGAGATTCGTGTTATGCACAAACTCAACCATCCAAATGTG ATTCAGCTTTACGAAGCCATTGAAACCGAGACCAAGGTATACCTAATCCTAGAGCTCGCCGAGGGCGGTGACCTGCTGGAGTACATCAATAAAAACGCGTTATTGCCCGAGGAGCGGGCGCGGGTGATTTTCTGTCAGTTTGTAGCCACGATGGCGTACTGTCACAAGGAACGTGTGGTGCATAGGGACCTGAAGTGCGAAAACTTGCTGCTTGACGCGAATGGCCGGCTCAAGATAACAG ATTTCGGCTTTGCGTGTAACACCCACAAGACCAACATCCTTCAGACATTCTGTGGCTCGTACGCTTACTGTTCTCCCGAGATCCTTCGCGGTGACTTGTACGATGGCCAGGCCTCGGATATCTGGAGCATGGGTGTGGTGCTGTACGCGCTGGTCTGCGCTAGACTGCCTTTTGGCGATGACGACCTAAGGGCGATTATGAACAGGGAGCCGAGAAAGCTAAGGTTCTCTAAGAAGACAAGTAAAG AATGCCGCGAGTTGATCCGTAAGATGCTGGCGCTGGACGAGAAAAAGCGACCCACAGCAGAAGAACTGCTTCACGAGCCTTGGTGTAAGGAGCCACTGCGTAAGATGCCCGAGCTGGCCTACCTCGGCCACAGGAAGCCATCCATGACACACATCCATCCATCAccacctcccccaccccctatcAACGAATACG TTGATGAAGTTTTCCCAGCAACAGTTCATCCCCTCTGCGATCAGGGCGTAGTCTCTTGTCTAGCGTACCCCGGTGCCAACATACCCATCCGGTACCGGTATGACCGGGGGCGCAGGCACACCATCGCCATGACAACGCCCCTGGTGGCGGGAAACCAAAACAAGCGGCGGGTTTCCCTGCGAGACGAGCTGCTGAGAACTATCGCTGATAAGGTCATTAGGAAAAACTCCTCACAGCTTATTGCTGAAGAGATGCGCCAGTCAAAGTCACTTGAAAATATCAAGAAGATAAACCAag GAAAACACCCGCGCAGAGCCTCTATCGtccatgacgtcatcgaaGTAGATCGCAACATCGCGAAGGAACGTCGCATGTCTATGAGCACGCGTAAGAAATCCATAGTCGCTGACGTCGTGTACAACCCGGAGAAAGACAAGGTCCACAACCCGCCCAAGAAATTCGCGCATCTTGAAGCCCGCCCATATAAGGGCACAGTGAACATGCCAGGATTGGAGGTCACAGCTGATCAGGACAACCGTAGGAAAGAGCTTGCGTCACTTAAGTTCTCCAAGGCGGGGACCGCTGCTCGGGTTGCTGCAAAGGAGGCTCATAGGGAAGTGGAGCGCAGGCGCGCCTCGGTGTCCGAGGGGACTGGCCCTGCGTGTGACGAGCGACTCAAGCGGCTTGAGAAATGGAGGATGAAGTGTATGAAGATCCTAAACAAGACAGCGGTTGTGGGCGATAACTTTTCTTTTACTGTTGTTAGTCAAGGTACTGAGAGCCAGGGGTAA